A genome region from Nicotiana tabacum cultivar K326 chromosome 13, ASM71507v2, whole genome shotgun sequence includes the following:
- the LOC107774849 gene encoding E3 ubiquitin-protein ligase WAV3-like, producing the protein MGSKWAKVKLALGLNLCTYIPRTLDNDDDDEDSSSSVSDPEKNSGAALISPATADIQLAPPATVPHGSKLSKSFSRSSKRMCSICLASMKRGDGHAIFTAECSHSFHFQCIVSNVKHGNQICPVCRAKWKEIPVHFPSLDTPLGRARINPVDWPQNNALTTVTHRPPVTRPTPNRHISPLFQAPEPAIFNDDEPVGQQVDSTDKSASHESSIDACDSRAVKIETFPEVPAVPRSIPTNNFSVLVHLKAPGSVSVQDPCRNQANLPKVSHTPRAPVDLVTVIDVSGSMAGTKLALLKRAMGFVIQNLGPSDRLAVIAFSSTARRLFLLRRMSETGRQQALQAVNSLVANGGTNIAEGLRKGAKIMEDRREKNPVASIILLSDGQDTYTVNNHGSSNQQQPNYKLLLPLSIHSGDNSGFKIPVHAFGFGVDHDASSMHSISEISGGTFSFIETEGIIQDAFAQCIGGLLSVVVKDLQVSIECLQTGVQLGSLKAGSYPNRLMSDRRMGSIDVGDLYADEERDFLVSINIPAESLSPETSLLKCKCVYVDPLTKQTVTLRSAELKIKRPEKAGQERVSIEVDRQQNRLRAAEAMAQARATAEKGDLVGASSILENCRKLLAESVSAKSQDRLCIALDAELKEMQERMASRHVYEASGRAYILSGLSSHSWQRATARGDSTDGSSLVQAYQTPSMVEMVTRSQATLLGSSSAQRYVRPVWSLTSQPKPR; encoded by the exons ATGGGAAGCAAATGGGCTAAAGTGAAGCTGGCTTTAGGTTTGAATCTTTGTACTTATATTCCAAGAACActtgataatgatgatgatgatgaggatagTTCTTCCTCTGTTTCTGATCCTGAGAAGAACTCCGGCGCCGCCCTTATCTCGCCGGCGACGGCTGACATTCAACTTGCTCCTCCGGCCACGGTGCCTCATGGGTCGAAGTTGTCCAAGAGCTTTAGTAGATCTTCTAAG AGAATGTGCTCTATATGTTTGGCCTCAATGAAGCGAGGGGATGGTCATGCGATATTTACTGCTGAATGTTCACATTCATTTCACTTCCAGTGTATTGTTTCAAATGTAAAACATGGAAACCAAATTTGCCCAGTTTGCAGGGCAAAGTGGAAAGAAATCCCTGTTCATTTTCCCAGCCTGGATACTCCCCTTGGGAGGGCTAGAATCAATCCTGTAGACTGGCCCCAAAATAATGCGTTAACGACAGTAACACATCGCCCACCAGTAACTCGTCCAACCCCCAATCGGCATATTTCACCATTATTTCAGGCTCCTGAGCCTGCCATCTTTAATGATGATGAACCTGTGGGTCAACAAGTTGATTCTACTGACAAAAGTGCTTCACATGAGAGTTCAATAGACGCTTGTGACAGCAGAGCtgtaaagattgaaacttttcCAGAGGTTCCCGCTGTCCCAAGGTCTATACCTACAAATAATTTCTCTGTATTAGTTCATCTCAAAGCTCCTGGTTCGGTTTCGGTTCAAGATCCCTGCAGAAACCAGGCTAATTTGCCCAAAGTATCCCATACGCCTCGTGCCCCTGTTGACCTTGTGACAGTTATTGATGTCAGTGGAAGTATGGCTGGCACCAAACTTGCACTACTAAAACGAGCTATGGGTTTTGTGATACAGAATCTTGGTCCCAGTGATAGATTGGCAGTAATCGCCTTCTCTTCAACAGCTCGCCGCCTCTTCCTGCTTCGTCGGAtgtctgaaacaggacggcagcAAGCACTACAAGCTGTAAACTCCTTAGTTGCTAATGGAGGAACCAATATTGCTGAAGGCTTGAGAAAGGGTGCCAAAATAATGGAAGACCGCAGGGAAAAGAACCCAGTTGCTAGTATAATTCTGTTGTCTGATGGTCAAGACACATATACAGTCAATAATCATGGCAGTAGTAACCAGCAGCAACCCAATTACAAGTTGCTTCTTCCCTTGTCTATTCACAGTGGAGACAATTCCGGGTTTAAAATTCCAGTGCATGCTTTTGGGTTTGGTGTGGATCATGATGCTTCATCAATGCATTCAATATCAGAGATTTCAGGagggaccttttcttttattgaGACAGAAGGTATAATACAGGATGCATTTGCTCAATGCATTGGGGGGCTCCTCAGTGTCGTAGTCAAGGATCTGCAGGTAAGTATCGAGTGTCTTCAAACAGGAGTCCAGCTTGGCTCTTTGAAAGCTGGAAGCTATCCAAACCGTTTAATGTCTGATAGACGGATGGGATCAATTGATGTTGGAGATCTATATGCCGATGAAGAAAGGGACTTTCTTGTCTCAATCAATATCCCGGCTGAATCATTAAGCCCAGAAACTTCACTTTTGAAGTGTAAGTGTGTCTACGTGGATCCTTTGACGAAACAAACGGTTACCCTGAGAAGTGCAGAACTTAAAATAAAGAGACCTGAAAAGGCTGGACAAGAGCGTGTTTCAATCGAAGTGGACAGGCAGCAGAACAGACTCCGAGCAGCTGAAGCAATGGCTCAGGCGCGAGCAACTGCTGAGAAAGGAGACCTGGTTGGTGCAAGTTCCATCCTAGAAAACTGCCGAAAGTTGTTGGCTGAGTCAGTGTCGGCTAAATCTCAAGACCGGCTCTGTATTGCACTTGATGCTGAGCTCAAGGAGATGCAGGAGAGAATGGCAAGCAGACATGTATATGAAGCATCAGGAAGGGCTTATATATTGTCCGGACTAAGCTCACACTCATGGCAGAGAGCAACAGCACGAGGTGACTCTACAGATGGATCAAGTCTCGTCCAAGCCTATCAAACCCCATCAATGGTAGAGATGGTAACTCGCTCTCAGGCTACATTACTTGGTAGCTCATCTGCTCAGAGATATGTTCGACCGGTATGGTCATTAACATCCCAGCCGAAACCTAGGTAA
- the LOC107774848 gene encoding uncharacterized protein LOC107774848 — protein MTTAQTMMSQLNKVSELASSSASKVQNPTSSYKRLGRKSPFMRYGLPMISLTVLGSIGLSQLLQGSKDIAKVKDDQEWEIIETRKALSRAGPVNAYNPKKINLEEELKALQEKVDINDYEYKKIPKPKESA, from the exons ATGACAACTGCTCAGACCATGATGAGTCAGCTTAATAAAGTTAGTGAGCTAGCATCCTCCTCTGCTTCCAAGGTTCAGAACCCAACTTCATCATACAAAAGATTGGGAAGGAAATCGCCATTTATGAGATATGGACTTCCTATGATCTCACTAACGGTGCTTGGATCTATTGGTCTTAGCCAACTTCTGCAAGGCAG CAAGGATATTGCTAAAGTAAAGGACGATCAAGAGTGGGAAATCATCGAAACAAGAAAAGCTCTTTCGAGGGCTGGACCTGTCAATGCATATAACCCCAAAAAAATTAACTTGGAGGAAGAACTAAAG GCTTTGCAGGAGAAGGTGGATATTAATGATTATGAATATAAAAAAATCCCTAAGCCCAAGGAAAGCGCATAA